The Thermobispora bispora DSM 43833 genome window below encodes:
- a CDS encoding ABC transporter substrate-binding protein, with protein sequence MTIPVRIVVTVLAAVAVCSAACSSQPPKEERPKPVNPRAASLREGFGSMDRLVEAAKREGTLNVIGLPEHWVGYGELLDRFAKKYGITVVRLEPEASSARQIETAAQRKGAGNAPDVFDLSLEVAVANAGRFAPYKVTTWQDIPDDLKDPSGRWYAAYGGYMSIAYDSARMRRPGSYAALLSPGVRVALPGDPLTSASAFNGVMAASLRNGVPDPARAVDFFTRLKRDGMLGRPEQATAVIDWDFLNVARAAARGGGWRVTVPENAVLAAYYHQAINKDAPHPAAARLWQEFLFSDEAQNIFLRAHARPARMEAMEMRGTLDRGAAERLPAVSGAPVTLTIPQQDEAKAYLQRHWARAMG encoded by the coding sequence GTGACCATACCCGTGCGCATCGTAGTGACCGTCCTCGCCGCGGTGGCCGTGTGCTCGGCCGCGTGCTCGTCCCAGCCGCCCAAGGAGGAGCGGCCCAAGCCGGTGAACCCGCGGGCCGCGAGCCTGCGCGAAGGGTTCGGCAGCATGGACCGGCTGGTGGAGGCGGCGAAGCGGGAGGGCACGCTCAACGTCATCGGGCTCCCCGAGCACTGGGTGGGGTACGGCGAGCTCCTCGACCGCTTCGCCAAGAAGTACGGCATCACCGTCGTGCGGCTCGAACCGGAGGCGAGCAGCGCCCGGCAGATCGAGACCGCCGCCCAGCGGAAGGGCGCCGGCAACGCCCCGGACGTGTTCGACCTCAGCCTCGAGGTGGCGGTGGCGAACGCCGGGCGCTTCGCGCCGTACAAGGTGACCACCTGGCAGGACATCCCCGACGACCTCAAGGACCCCTCGGGGCGCTGGTACGCGGCCTACGGCGGGTACATGTCGATCGCCTACGACTCCGCCCGGATGCGCCGGCCGGGCTCGTACGCGGCGCTGCTGTCGCCCGGCGTCCGGGTGGCGCTGCCCGGCGACCCGCTCACCTCGGCGTCGGCGTTCAACGGGGTCATGGCGGCGTCCCTGCGGAACGGGGTGCCCGACCCGGCGCGCGCGGTCGACTTCTTCACCCGGCTCAAGCGGGACGGCATGCTCGGCCGGCCGGAGCAGGCCACGGCCGTGATCGACTGGGACTTCCTCAACGTCGCCCGGGCGGCGGCCCGCGGCGGCGGGTGGCGGGTGACCGTGCCGGAGAACGCGGTCCTCGCCGCCTACTACCACCAGGCGATCAACAAGGACGCCCCGCACCCGGCCGCGGCCCGGCTGTGGCAGGAGTTCCTCTTCTCCGACGAGGCGCAGAACATCTTCCTCCGGGCGCACGCCCGCCCGGCGCGGATGGAGGCCATGGAGATGCGCGGCACGCTCGACCGGGGGGCGGCCGAGCGGCTCCCCGCCGTCTCCGGCGCCCCGGTGACGCTCACCATCCCGCAGCAGGACGAGGCGAAGGCCTACCTGCAGCGGCACTGGGCGCGGGCGATGGGGTAG
- a CDS encoding class I SAM-dependent methyltransferase, whose protein sequence is MRYEIPGTMRWNAQAYDSSFGYVSAHGAPLLDLLDPKPGERVLDLGCGTGVLTAEIAARGAHVLGIDASRAMIEAAMAKYPGLEFTVGDAHDFTVAHPYDAVFSNAALHWMSRDPDAVISCVRMALRPGGRFIAEMGGAGNCASLISAMKTAWREYGLPEPELPWYFPTPAEYALRLERGGFTVRLLEYFDRPTPLTECPNGAADWVRMFAGPLLQRVPPELVDPLLRRVNELAAPALRHESGWMADYVRLRFAAQRR, encoded by the coding sequence GTGCGCTACGAGATCCCCGGCACCATGCGGTGGAACGCCCAGGCCTACGACAGCTCCTTCGGATACGTCTCCGCGCATGGCGCCCCGCTCCTCGACCTCCTCGACCCCAAGCCGGGTGAGCGGGTGCTCGACCTCGGCTGCGGGACCGGGGTGCTCACCGCGGAGATCGCCGCGCGCGGTGCCCATGTCCTCGGGATCGACGCCTCCCGGGCCATGATCGAAGCGGCGATGGCCAAGTACCCGGGCCTGGAGTTCACCGTCGGCGACGCCCACGACTTCACCGTGGCCCATCCGTACGACGCGGTGTTCTCCAACGCCGCGCTCCATTGGATGAGCCGCGACCCGGACGCCGTGATCTCCTGCGTCCGGATGGCGCTGCGGCCGGGCGGCCGGTTCATCGCCGAGATGGGCGGCGCCGGGAACTGCGCCTCGCTCATCTCCGCGATGAAGACCGCCTGGCGGGAGTACGGCCTGCCCGAGCCGGAGCTGCCCTGGTACTTCCCCACCCCGGCCGAGTACGCGCTCCGGCTCGAGCGGGGAGGCTTCACGGTCCGGCTGCTCGAGTACTTCGACCGTCCCACGCCGCTCACCGAGTGCCCCAACGGCGCAGCCGACTGGGTGCGGATGTTCGCCGGCCCGCTGCTCCAGCGGGTGCCGCCCGAGCTGGTGGACCCGCTGCTCCGGCGGGTGAACGAGCTCGCCGCTCCGGCGCTCAGGCACGAGTCCGGCTGGATGGCCGACTACGTCCGGCTCCGCTTCGCCGCCCAGCGGCGCTGA
- a CDS encoding UvrD-helicase domain-containing protein, which yields MPRLAISPRFAEGFHALPERICQEALVALRRFLCNAPTAPYPEKVRGGRDAKVATLRLAEDHRAVAVRQGDLHWLVSVGTDAEAWSFARRHRFRVNPAIGVVETWDAEGLERIEPALRRAAEASDERLFAGFCDTDLLAIGIDHRLLPLLRLMTAQYHLTAIEPLLPVSQYAPLAVLAEGGSLAAAWRALDCCRTPVTGEIDPDDLAAALRRTPGEAAFAADPRDLERILTLPLWATFLHPQQYTYATWPRYDTPVLVTGGAGSGKSVTALHRAAVLARAGAGPVLLVTFSQGLAAEMSRRLDMILGGDDAARSRVEVMNVDRLAHRIVAEAEGRPPKVVGAADYAGLWQEARAGDRFGAAFLVREWEQVILAQDLRTLEEYQAAPRPGRSVPLDADDRELVWNAIQHVAGRLRDSGRRTLLQLASDAANLLGRAVGDLLGEEQPERRPYRHIVVDEAQDLHPAQWRLLRAAVPEAPNDLFIVGDPHQRMFDTRIALTDIGIPVRRFRLKLSYRLSHEVLSWSARLRGGLADGLVPSHADLGGFRALRHGPRPIVRGYVSPEAEIAGLVSLVAEWIDEGVPEDEIAVTARTPQLVATARSALREAGITVRVMVLHGMKGLEFRRVAVIGVADGVIPAPDALTPAEEDPVARAHDMQRERGLLYVACTRASEMLYVSYSGVPSPFLPL from the coding sequence GTGCCTCGGCTCGCGATCTCCCCGCGGTTCGCCGAAGGGTTCCATGCCCTGCCCGAGCGGATCTGCCAGGAGGCGCTCGTCGCACTGCGGCGGTTCCTCTGCAACGCCCCCACCGCGCCGTACCCGGAGAAGGTGCGGGGCGGCCGGGACGCGAAGGTCGCCACGCTGCGGCTCGCCGAGGACCACCGCGCCGTGGCGGTACGGCAGGGCGACCTCCACTGGCTCGTCTCCGTCGGCACGGACGCCGAGGCGTGGTCCTTCGCCCGGCGGCACCGGTTCCGGGTGAACCCCGCGATCGGGGTCGTGGAGACGTGGGACGCCGAGGGCCTGGAACGGATCGAGCCCGCCCTGCGCCGGGCGGCCGAGGCCTCGGACGAGCGGCTGTTCGCCGGCTTCTGCGACACGGACCTGCTCGCCATCGGCATCGATCACCGGCTGCTCCCGCTGCTGCGGCTGATGACCGCCCAGTACCACCTCACCGCCATCGAGCCGCTGCTGCCAGTGAGCCAGTACGCGCCGCTCGCCGTGCTCGCCGAGGGCGGGTCGCTCGCCGCGGCCTGGCGGGCGCTCGACTGCTGCCGGACGCCGGTGACCGGGGAGATCGACCCCGACGACCTCGCCGCGGCCCTGCGGCGCACCCCCGGGGAGGCGGCGTTCGCCGCCGACCCCCGCGACCTGGAGCGGATCCTCACCCTCCCGCTCTGGGCCACGTTCCTCCACCCGCAGCAGTACACGTACGCCACGTGGCCCCGGTATGACACCCCGGTGCTCGTCACCGGCGGCGCGGGCAGCGGGAAGAGCGTCACCGCGCTCCACCGGGCGGCCGTCCTCGCCCGCGCCGGCGCCGGCCCGGTGCTCCTCGTCACGTTCTCCCAAGGGCTCGCCGCGGAGATGTCCCGGCGGCTCGACATGATCCTCGGCGGCGACGACGCGGCGCGGAGCCGGGTCGAGGTGATGAACGTCGACCGGCTCGCCCACCGCATCGTGGCCGAGGCCGAGGGCCGGCCGCCCAAGGTGGTCGGCGCCGCCGACTACGCGGGCCTGTGGCAGGAGGCCCGGGCGGGCGACCGGTTCGGCGCCGCCTTCCTGGTGCGCGAGTGGGAGCAGGTCATCCTCGCCCAGGACCTGCGCACGCTCGAGGAGTACCAGGCGGCGCCCCGGCCGGGGCGGAGCGTGCCGCTCGACGCGGACGACCGGGAGCTGGTGTGGAACGCGATCCAGCACGTGGCCGGCCGCCTCCGCGACTCCGGCCGGCGGACCCTGCTCCAGCTCGCCTCCGACGCGGCGAACCTGCTCGGCCGCGCGGTCGGCGACCTGCTCGGCGAGGAGCAGCCGGAGCGCCGGCCGTACCGGCACATCGTGGTCGACGAGGCGCAGGACCTCCACCCGGCGCAGTGGCGGCTGCTGCGGGCGGCCGTCCCGGAGGCGCCGAACGACCTGTTCATCGTCGGCGATCCGCACCAGCGGATGTTCGACACCCGGATCGCCCTCACCGACATCGGCATCCCGGTGCGGAGGTTCCGGCTCAAGCTCTCCTACCGGCTCTCGCACGAGGTCCTCTCCTGGAGCGCGCGGCTCCGCGGCGGCCTCGCCGACGGTCTCGTCCCCAGCCACGCCGACCTGGGCGGCTTCCGCGCGCTGCGACACGGCCCGCGCCCGATCGTGCGCGGGTACGTCTCCCCCGAGGCGGAGATCGCCGGGCTCGTCTCCCTGGTCGCCGAGTGGATCGACGAGGGCGTGCCCGAGGACGAGATCGCCGTCACCGCGCGCACCCCGCAGCTCGTCGCCACCGCGCGTTCGGCCCTCCGCGAAGCGGGCATCACCGTAAGAGTGATGGTGCTCCACGGCATGAAGGGGCTGGAGTTCCGCCGGGTCGCCGTGATCGGCGTGGCGGATGGGGTCATCCCTGCGCCGGACGCGCTGACCCCGGCCGAGGAGGATCCGGTGGCGAGGGCACACGACATGCAACGCGAACGCGGACTGCTCTACGTGGCATGTACCAGGGCGAGCGAGATGCTCTATGTGTCCTACTCGGGCGTGCCCAGTCCCTTCCTGCCCCTATGA
- a CDS encoding sigma factor-like helix-turn-helix DNA-binding protein — translation MNLSLCDIVPPLRWTAPSQVEPIASDPGLPDAWWQALPIDRACAAVGTAQVASRLADLTAACWSHLILGDILPLLRFTHPRESLQTPGQRERVHAIFTEVLERLLATEHQPEQAPAAAVPPAVPERPLPEIIDEIFAELDDRQRAIARDRLYADPSQPGEAGQRATLDELAQRFSVTRERIRQIERDLREHVEQWLTTPQAAPLTAHLSWLRSRLGSAAPIDDLAAAVPWHRTELTTLGIPAWRFVRSLLTGYEQVDGWLVAGGAEELREKTRQLFADGPKPLEEAVSMVAQLGIREDVAERWLGSIPQLRVLGGHVVPWPRNLADKVEAVLSVAGAPLSPEEIQERIGEDHSAAGIRTQLTSDQRFIRLDRNKYGLRRWGGEEYLGIREMIVREIERAGGEAPVNAIVDRITSRYDVSESSVRAYAGGPGFERTQRGWIRVAQQEPAEPYHPRRDVSLTRRCFRSRDGRWWHRIDVNAEHLRGSGSPLPTGFAAYLGMSPGGQLTAAAAWGGVVISWHNQPTIGSIRPLLAECRAKEGDHVFLTVSDGKLLTRFLPAAAPTLPPLNQALHLIGYTAPVASEADGLRLIGARIGLPEGATREQILERLRERGDRDILQHFT, via the coding sequence ATGAACCTGAGCCTTTGCGACATCGTGCCTCCCCTGCGCTGGACCGCCCCCAGCCAGGTCGAGCCGATCGCGAGCGACCCTGGGCTCCCCGACGCATGGTGGCAGGCGCTCCCGATCGACCGGGCGTGTGCGGCGGTCGGAACCGCGCAGGTGGCCTCCCGGCTCGCGGACCTCACCGCCGCCTGCTGGTCGCACCTGATCCTCGGCGACATCCTCCCCCTGCTCAGGTTCACCCATCCCCGGGAGAGCCTGCAGACACCCGGTCAGCGGGAGCGGGTCCACGCCATCTTCACCGAGGTGCTCGAGCGGCTGCTCGCCACGGAACACCAGCCCGAGCAGGCCCCCGCCGCGGCGGTGCCGCCCGCCGTGCCGGAACGCCCCCTCCCCGAGATCATTGATGAGATCTTCGCCGAGCTGGACGACCGGCAGCGGGCCATCGCGCGGGACCGGCTCTACGCGGACCCGTCCCAGCCCGGGGAGGCCGGCCAGCGGGCCACCCTCGACGAGCTCGCCCAGCGGTTCTCCGTCACCAGGGAGCGGATCCGGCAGATCGAGCGCGATCTGCGCGAGCACGTCGAGCAGTGGCTCACCACTCCCCAGGCCGCCCCGCTCACCGCGCACCTGTCCTGGCTGCGCTCCCGGCTCGGCTCGGCCGCGCCGATCGACGACCTCGCCGCCGCAGTGCCGTGGCACCGCACCGAGCTCACCACGCTCGGCATCCCGGCCTGGCGGTTCGTGCGCAGCCTGCTCACCGGGTACGAGCAGGTGGACGGCTGGCTGGTGGCGGGCGGCGCCGAGGAGCTGCGGGAGAAGACCCGGCAGCTCTTCGCCGACGGCCCCAAGCCGCTGGAGGAGGCCGTCTCCATGGTCGCCCAGCTCGGCATCCGCGAGGACGTGGCCGAGCGCTGGCTCGGCTCCATCCCCCAGCTCCGGGTGCTCGGCGGGCACGTCGTCCCCTGGCCGCGCAACCTCGCCGACAAGGTGGAGGCGGTGCTCTCCGTGGCCGGCGCCCCGCTCAGCCCGGAGGAGATCCAGGAGCGGATCGGCGAGGACCACAGCGCGGCCGGCATCCGCACCCAGCTCACCTCCGACCAGCGGTTCATCCGCCTCGACCGCAACAAGTACGGCCTGCGCCGCTGGGGCGGGGAGGAGTACCTCGGCATCCGGGAGATGATCGTCCGGGAGATCGAGCGGGCCGGCGGGGAGGCGCCGGTGAACGCGATCGTGGACCGCATCACCTCCCGCTACGACGTGAGCGAGAGCTCCGTCCGCGCCTACGCCGGCGGCCCCGGGTTCGAGCGCACCCAGCGCGGCTGGATCCGGGTCGCCCAGCAGGAGCCGGCCGAGCCGTACCACCCGCGCCGGGACGTCTCGCTGACCCGCCGGTGCTTCCGCAGCCGGGACGGCCGGTGGTGGCACCGGATCGACGTCAACGCCGAGCACCTGCGCGGGTCGGGGTCCCCGCTCCCCACCGGCTTCGCCGCGTACCTGGGGATGTCCCCCGGCGGGCAGCTCACCGCGGCGGCCGCCTGGGGCGGGGTCGTGATCAGCTGGCACAACCAGCCCACGATCGGATCGATCCGGCCGCTGCTCGCCGAATGCCGGGCCAAGGAGGGCGACCACGTCTTCCTCACCGTGAGCGACGGCAAGCTCCTCACCCGGTTCCTGCCGGCCGCCGCGCCGACGCTCCCCCCGCTCAACCAGGCGCTCCACCTCATCGGGTACACGGCACCGGTCGCCTCCGAGGCGGACGGGCTCCGGCTGATCGGCGCCCGGATCGGGCTCCCCGAGGGCGCCACCCGGGAGCAGATCCTCGAACGGCTCCGCGAACGCGGCGACCGCGACATCCTCCAGCACTTCACATAG
- a CDS encoding cysteinyl-tRNA synthetase, which translates to MLRLHDDRAAEPLTLAGPGTLRIRVHDPVGLAGLRPLLLADLVRRSAERRRIRALVFCDDPGEELRTAALTVNIPPPAPWDGAAGPRIDLHITGPGADCDGEGRWIRCGELRAAIASPAELTAAGLDPLAVRLALLAHGHRPPVDLTDEALRDAAAELARWRRRVAEWAESPSHPIDQGHAERIQRALDDDLDTAAALRLLRELEHDESVPPGSRFETFIHFDRVLGLDLPAEIGKI; encoded by the coding sequence ATGCTGCGGTTGCACGACGATCGGGCCGCCGAGCCGCTCACGCTCGCCGGGCCCGGCACCCTGCGGATCCGCGTCCACGACCCGGTGGGCCTCGCCGGGCTGCGCCCCCTCCTCCTCGCCGACCTGGTGCGCCGGTCGGCCGAACGCCGCCGCATCCGGGCGCTGGTCTTCTGCGACGATCCGGGCGAGGAGCTCCGCACGGCCGCGCTCACCGTCAACATCCCCCCGCCGGCGCCCTGGGACGGCGCGGCGGGCCCGCGGATCGACCTGCACATCACCGGCCCCGGCGCGGACTGCGACGGGGAGGGCCGATGGATCCGCTGCGGGGAGCTGCGCGCCGCGATCGCCTCCCCCGCCGAGCTCACCGCGGCCGGCCTCGACCCGCTCGCGGTACGGCTCGCCCTCCTCGCCCACGGCCACCGGCCGCCGGTCGACCTCACTGACGAGGCGCTCCGCGACGCCGCGGCCGAGCTCGCCCGGTGGCGGCGGCGGGTCGCCGAGTGGGCCGAGTCCCCCAGCCATCCGATCGACCAGGGGCACGCCGAGCGCATCCAGCGGGCCCTCGACGACGACCTTGACACGGCGGCCGCGCTCCGGCTGCTGCGCGAGCTCGAGCACGACGAGTCCGTGCCGCCCGGGTCGCGGTTCGAGACCTTCATCCACTTCGACCGGGTGCTCGGCCTCGACCTCCCGGCCGAGATCGGCAAGATCTGA
- a CDS encoding DUF6113 family protein, translating into MTEETAPVAAGGDAATPAPPGPAAGALAGAAYGMLALLGLALGVVGAFHHSWYLGDVPVAALGWLVVLFAVPYAMGRLNRGKIAAAVPAVGWFIATFALATKHRAGDFVIAADLAGYLYLYGGAVVMALAVALAPSSGSWLLRAGRS; encoded by the coding sequence ATGACCGAGGAGACGGCGCCGGTGGCGGCCGGCGGCGACGCGGCCACCCCGGCCCCGCCGGGCCCGGCCGCGGGCGCGCTGGCCGGTGCGGCGTACGGCATGCTCGCGCTGCTCGGCCTGGCGCTCGGCGTGGTCGGCGCGTTCCACCACTCCTGGTACCTGGGCGACGTGCCGGTCGCCGCGCTGGGCTGGCTGGTGGTCCTGTTCGCCGTGCCGTACGCCATGGGCAGGCTGAACCGCGGGAAGATCGCGGCCGCGGTGCCCGCCGTGGGGTGGTTCATCGCCACGTTCGCGCTGGCGACGAAGCACCGCGCGGGCGACTTCGTCATCGCCGCGGACCTCGCCGGCTACCTCTACCTGTACGGCGGGGCGGTCGTGATGGCGCTGGCCGTGGCGCTGGCCCCCTCGTCGGGGTCGTGGCTCCTGCGGGCGGGCCGGTCGTAG
- the mshB gene encoding N-acetyl-1-D-myo-inositol-2-amino-2-deoxy-alpha-D-glucopyranoside deacetylase translates to MADRRVLFVHAHPDDESIETGATIARYAAEGAHVTLVTCTLGEEGEIIPPELAHHAADRDDTLGRYRIGELAAACAALGVTDHRFLGGVGRWRDSGMMGAPSNLRPDCFWQADLDEAAAELVKVIREVRPQVLVTYDENGTYGHPDHIKAHRVSWRAYELAADPAFPGGEPWRIAKVYHTAQPRSVLRRGVEAMRGADMPFTRVASVDELPFGCDDAQVTTEIDARAHLPAKFAALRAHATQVMVHEPWFALSNGIGREVLGVEFFTLKAGTPGPRVAGVPAGEGGLGGPRLLETDLFAGIG, encoded by the coding sequence ATGGCCGACCGTCGTGTGCTGTTCGTGCACGCCCACCCGGACGACGAGTCCATCGAGACCGGGGCGACGATCGCCCGGTACGCGGCCGAGGGCGCGCACGTGACGCTGGTGACCTGCACCCTCGGCGAGGAGGGGGAGATCATCCCGCCCGAGCTGGCGCACCACGCCGCGGACCGGGATGACACCCTCGGCCGGTACCGGATCGGTGAGCTCGCCGCGGCGTGCGCCGCGCTCGGGGTCACCGACCATCGGTTCCTCGGCGGGGTGGGCCGGTGGCGCGACTCCGGGATGATGGGGGCCCCGTCCAACCTGCGGCCGGACTGCTTCTGGCAGGCGGACCTCGACGAGGCGGCGGCCGAGCTGGTGAAGGTGATCCGCGAGGTGCGGCCGCAGGTCCTGGTCACCTACGACGAGAACGGCACCTACGGGCACCCGGACCACATCAAGGCGCACCGGGTCTCCTGGCGGGCCTACGAGCTCGCCGCGGATCCGGCCTTCCCCGGGGGCGAGCCGTGGCGGATCGCCAAGGTGTACCACACCGCGCAGCCGAGGTCGGTGCTGCGGCGGGGGGTCGAGGCGATGCGCGGGGCGGACATGCCGTTCACCCGGGTGGCGAGCGTGGACGAGCTGCCGTTCGGCTGCGACGACGCGCAGGTCACGACCGAGATCGACGCCCGGGCGCACCTGCCGGCGAAGTTCGCCGCGCTGCGGGCGCACGCCACGCAGGTCATGGTGCACGAGCCGTGGTTCGCGCTCTCCAACGGCATCGGGCGGGAGGTCCTCGGCGTCGAGTTCTTCACCCTGAAGGCGGGCACGCCGGGCCCGCGGGTGGCGGGCGTGCCCGCCGGGGAGGGCGGTCTGGGCGGACCGCGCCTCCTGGAGACCGACCTGTTCGCCGGCATCGGCTAA
- a CDS encoding S9 family peptidase, with protein MTESFPRLHAKTRRFTLGVPRDFTISPAGDRVLFLRTRSGTDPVTCLWELDVATGEERLIADPRTLGADEENLPPEERARRERKREAAGGVVAYATDERAGKAVFALSGEIHLADLATGEVRRLATAGPAVDPRLDPQGTRVSYVTGGALHVIDLATGADTVLAEPESDTVTYGLAEFIAAEEMNRMRGYWWSPTGDRLLVARVDESPVALWHIADPANPDRPPVPQRYPAAGTANAEVTLFVIGLDGSRVAVPYEQEYLVTARWDRHGLVIVTLSRDQRSMRLLAVDPATGATTLLREDTDPAWVEIIPGVPARLDDGRLVWVADAEGGRRLIIGSEPVTPPSLQVRAVVDVDGDTVLFQASGEPTEIQLWLYSGGRISPLTTEPGVHAGRRTGGVSVISRQSLDTEGVSVTVVRPDGSTVPVRSVAERPGIEPRVTLLRAGDRELTTAVLFPSWHVPGSKRLPVLMDPYGGPHAQRVLAAQRMFLEPQWWAEQGFAVVVADGRGTPGRGPAFEREIRHDFTIALEDQVDALRGVAERYPDDLDLSRVAIRGWSFGGYLAALAVLRRPDVFHAAVAGAPVTDWRLYDTCYTERYLGHPDEGHYERSSLLGDAEKLERPLLLIHGLADDNVVAAHTLRLSSALLAAGRPHTVLPLSGVTHMTPQEVVAENLLLLQLDFLKRALGL; from the coding sequence ATGACGGAGAGCTTCCCGCGGCTGCACGCGAAGACCAGGCGGTTCACGCTCGGAGTCCCCCGGGACTTCACCATCTCCCCGGCCGGCGACCGGGTGCTCTTCCTGAGAACGAGATCCGGCACCGACCCCGTGACCTGCCTGTGGGAGCTCGACGTCGCGACCGGGGAGGAGCGGCTGATCGCCGACCCGCGCACGCTCGGCGCCGACGAGGAGAACCTGCCGCCGGAGGAGCGGGCCCGCCGCGAGCGCAAGCGGGAGGCGGCCGGCGGCGTGGTGGCCTACGCCACGGACGAGCGGGCCGGCAAGGCCGTCTTCGCCCTCTCCGGGGAGATCCACCTCGCCGACCTGGCCACCGGCGAGGTCCGCCGCCTCGCCACCGCCGGGCCGGCCGTCGACCCGCGCCTCGACCCGCAGGGCACCCGGGTCTCCTACGTCACCGGCGGCGCCCTCCACGTCATCGACCTCGCGACCGGCGCGGACACCGTGCTCGCCGAGCCGGAGAGCGACACGGTGACCTACGGCCTCGCCGAGTTCATCGCCGCCGAGGAGATGAACCGGATGCGCGGGTACTGGTGGTCGCCCACCGGCGACCGCCTGCTCGTGGCCCGGGTGGACGAGTCACCGGTCGCGCTCTGGCACATCGCCGACCCGGCCAACCCCGACCGGCCGCCCGTCCCCCAGCGCTACCCCGCGGCCGGCACGGCGAACGCCGAGGTCACGCTCTTCGTGATCGGGCTGGACGGATCCCGGGTCGCCGTGCCGTACGAGCAGGAGTACCTGGTGACCGCCCGCTGGGACCGGCACGGCCTGGTGATCGTGACCCTCTCCCGGGACCAGCGGAGCATGCGCCTGCTCGCCGTGGACCCGGCGACCGGGGCGACCACCCTGCTCCGCGAGGACACCGATCCCGCCTGGGTGGAGATCATCCCCGGCGTCCCGGCCCGGCTCGATGACGGCCGGCTCGTCTGGGTGGCCGACGCCGAGGGCGGCCGCCGCCTGATCATCGGCTCCGAGCCGGTGACCCCGCCGTCGCTCCAGGTGCGCGCGGTGGTGGACGTGGACGGCGACACGGTCCTGTTCCAGGCGAGCGGCGAGCCGACCGAGATCCAGCTCTGGCTCTACTCCGGTGGGCGCATCAGCCCGCTCACCACCGAGCCGGGTGTGCACGCGGGCCGCCGCACGGGCGGGGTGAGCGTGATCAGCCGGCAGAGCCTCGACACCGAGGGCGTCTCCGTGACCGTGGTGCGGCCGGACGGCTCCACGGTGCCGGTGCGGTCCGTGGCCGAGCGCCCCGGCATCGAGCCGCGGGTGACCCTGCTGCGGGCCGGCGACCGCGAGCTCACCACCGCCGTCCTGTTCCCCTCGTGGCATGTGCCCGGATCGAAGCGGCTCCCGGTCCTCATGGACCCGTACGGCGGACCGCACGCCCAGCGGGTGCTCGCCGCCCAGCGGATGTTCCTGGAGCCGCAGTGGTGGGCCGAGCAGGGCTTCGCCGTGGTGGTCGCCGACGGCCGGGGGACGCCCGGGCGCGGCCCCGCGTTCGAGCGGGAGATCCGGCACGACTTCACCATCGCGCTCGAGGACCAGGTGGACGCCCTCCGCGGGGTGGCCGAGCGCTACCCGGACGACCTGGACCTCTCCCGGGTCGCCATCCGCGGCTGGTCGTTCGGGGGGTACCTCGCCGCGCTGGCCGTGCTGCGCCGCCCGGACGTGTTCCACGCCGCGGTCGCGGGAGCGCCGGTCACCGACTGGCGGCTCTACGACACGTGCTACACCGAGCGGTACCTCGGCCACCCGGACGAGGGGCACTACGAGCGGTCCTCGCTGCTCGGCGACGCCGAGAAGCTGGAGCGGCCGCTGCTGCTCATCCACGGCCTCGCCGACGACAACGTGGTGGCCGCGCACACGCTGCGGCTCTCCTCCGCGCTGCTCGCCGCGGGCCGGCCCCACACGGTGCTGCCTCTGTCCGGGGTCACCCACATGACCCCGCAGGAGGTGGTCGCGGAGAACCTGCTCCTGCTCCAGCTCGACTTCCTCAAGCGCGCCCTCGGCCTCTGA
- a CDS encoding helix-turn-helix domain-containing protein has protein sequence MDETVKLAGEASSRDPAVGLRAVRALRTLVERLEALQVANAREAGWSWQDIASVLGVSRQAVHKKYAGKSGLLRRER, from the coding sequence ATGGACGAGACGGTGAAACTCGCCGGGGAGGCGAGCAGCCGCGACCCTGCGGTGGGGCTGCGCGCGGTACGGGCGCTGCGCACGCTGGTGGAGCGGCTGGAGGCGCTGCAGGTGGCGAACGCCCGGGAGGCGGGATGGTCCTGGCAGGACATCGCCTCGGTGCTGGGCGTCTCCCGTCAGGCGGTGCACAAGAAATACGCGGGCAAGTCGGGTTTGCTGAGGCGGGAGAGGTAG
- a CDS encoding Clp protease N-terminal domain-containing protein, giving the protein MFERFTKEARQVVISAQEEAKRLRHDHIGTEHLLLGLLRQTGTLSAELLNRHGLDHDRASQAVVRLLGPGRSSTPTP; this is encoded by the coding sequence ATGTTCGAGCGGTTCACCAAGGAAGCTCGGCAGGTGGTGATCAGCGCGCAGGAGGAGGCCAAGCGGCTGCGCCACGACCACATCGGCACCGAGCACCTGCTGCTCGGCCTGCTCCGCCAGACCGGGACGCTCTCGGCAGAGCTGCTCAACCGGCACGGGCTCGACCACGACCGGGCCTCCCAGGCGGTCGTCCGGCTGCTCGGACCGGGCAGGAGCTCGACGCCGACGCCCTGA
- a CDS encoding Clp protease N-terminal domain-containing protein — MKTQHLPFSGRAKKVLELSLREAIALDSTAIRDGHILLGLLRERTGMGARIIAGAGIDLDSFHQEVRSRLR, encoded by the coding sequence TTGAAGACCCAACACCTCCCCTTCAGCGGCCGGGCGAAGAAGGTCCTGGAGCTGTCGCTGCGCGAGGCGATCGCGCTCGACTCCACGGCGATCCGCGACGGGCACATCCTGCTCGGCCTGCTGCGGGAGCGGACCGGCATGGGCGCGCGGATCATCGCCGGCGCCGGGATCGACCTGGACTCGTTCCATCAGGAGGTCCGGTCCCGGCTCCGCTGA